A genomic stretch from Achromobacter spanius includes:
- a CDS encoding hydantoinase B/oxoprolinase family protein, whose protein sequence is MKKWQFWIDRGGTFTDIVARRPDGTTTTAKMLSENPEQYRDAAVAGIRKLLGVAPGQPVPVEQVECVKMGTTVATNALLERKGERTLLVTTRGFRDALRIAYQNRPRLFDRNVVLPEMLYESVVEADERVAADGEVIRDLDEAGLRAGMQAAYDSGIRAVAIVFMHAWHATGHEQRAARIAREVGFTQVSASHEVSPLIKFVSRGDTTVVDAYLSPILKRYVDQVAGELPGIRLMFMQSSGGLTDAHRFRGKDAILSGPAGGIVGMVRTSEIAGFPKVIGFDMGGTSTDVSHYAGEFEREFETQVAGVRMRAPMMSIHTVAAGGGSILHFDGARLRVGPDSAGANPGPACYRRGGPLAVTDCNVLLGKIQPDFFPNVFGPEANEALDRDAVVARFTAMADDVRAATGREMTPEQLAEGFLEIAVGNMAEAIKRISVQRGHDVTEYALTVFGGAGGQHACLVADALGMTTVFAHPLGGVLSAYGMGLADQTDMRQKTVEKVLDADLMGELKDELDVLAGQAVGELRRQHVPDGDISVQRRLHLKYRGTDTALEVAFSTLEQARGDFEAAYRQRYSFLMPNRELVVETISVEATGGGERVGEASVSRTREGALAARRVVSMYSAGEWRDTPLYVREDMAGGDVVAGPAIISEPNQTTVVEPGWQAELTAQDHFVIRRVEARADRRRIGTQADPVMLEVFNNLFMSIAEQMGYRLQNTAYSVNIKERLDFSCAIFDAQARLIANAPHMPVHLGSMGESVRTVMNANAGRMMPGDAYVVNDPYHGGTHLPDVTVITPVFDHAGREILFYVGSRGHHADIGGTTPGSMPPDSKTVEDEGVLFTNFQLVKNGEFREQAARDILGSGRWPARNPDQNIADMHAQIAANEKGVQELLRMCDHFGLDVVRAYMGHVQDNAEEAVRRVISVLKDGSYEYPLDNGAVIRVAVKVDTQARSAVVDFTGTSPQLDNNFNAPGAIAVAAVLYVFRTMVNDDIPLNDGCLAPLSIILPEGSMLRPNPPASVVAGNVETSMCIVNALYGALGVLAASQGTMNNFTFGNARHQYYETISGGTGAGPVRIDAAGPHDEGFAGTSVVQAHMTNSRLTDPEVLEFRFPVRLESYEIRKGSGGAGRYLGGEGGVRRIRFLEAMTAAILSNNRRYAPFGLAGGLPGAMGRNSIERVDGTIDELGPQDSAQLQPGDVFVVETPGGGGYGKA, encoded by the coding sequence ATGAAGAAGTGGCAATTCTGGATCGATCGTGGGGGCACCTTCACCGACATCGTGGCGCGCCGCCCCGATGGCACGACCACCACGGCGAAAATGCTGTCGGAAAATCCCGAGCAGTACCGCGATGCGGCCGTGGCCGGCATCCGCAAGCTGCTGGGCGTGGCGCCCGGCCAGCCCGTGCCGGTCGAACAGGTTGAGTGCGTGAAGATGGGCACCACCGTTGCCACCAACGCCTTGCTGGAACGCAAGGGCGAGCGCACGCTGCTTGTGACGACGCGCGGGTTTCGCGATGCGTTGCGCATCGCGTATCAGAATCGGCCGCGGCTGTTCGACCGCAACGTCGTGCTGCCCGAAATGCTCTATGAATCCGTCGTCGAAGCCGACGAGCGCGTGGCAGCCGATGGCGAAGTCATCCGCGACCTGGACGAAGCCGGTTTGCGCGCGGGCATGCAAGCCGCCTACGACAGCGGCATCCGCGCGGTGGCCATTGTGTTCATGCACGCCTGGCACGCCACCGGCCATGAGCAGCGCGCAGCGCGCATCGCCCGCGAAGTGGGCTTCACGCAGGTGTCGGCTTCGCACGAAGTCAGCCCGCTGATCAAGTTCGTATCGCGCGGCGACACCACGGTGGTTGACGCCTATCTGTCGCCGATCCTGAAGCGCTACGTGGATCAGGTGGCGGGCGAACTGCCGGGCATCCGCCTGATGTTCATGCAATCCAGCGGCGGCCTGACCGACGCGCATCGTTTCCGAGGCAAGGACGCCATTCTGTCCGGCCCGGCCGGCGGCATCGTCGGCATGGTGCGCACCAGCGAAATCGCGGGCTTTCCCAAGGTCATCGGCTTTGACATGGGCGGTACCTCCACCGACGTATCGCACTACGCGGGCGAGTTCGAACGCGAGTTCGAAACCCAGGTGGCGGGCGTGCGCATGCGCGCGCCCATGATGAGCATCCACACCGTGGCGGCGGGCGGCGGTTCCATCCTGCATTTCGACGGCGCGCGCCTGCGCGTCGGCCCGGATTCGGCGGGCGCCAACCCCGGGCCCGCTTGCTACCGCCGTGGCGGTCCGCTGGCAGTGACGGACTGCAATGTGCTGCTGGGCAAGATCCAGCCCGACTTTTTCCCCAATGTGTTCGGCCCCGAGGCCAATGAAGCCCTGGATCGCGACGCCGTGGTTGCGCGCTTCACGGCCATGGCGGACGACGTGCGCGCCGCCACCGGCCGCGAGATGACACCGGAGCAATTGGCCGAAGGTTTTCTGGAGATTGCCGTCGGCAATATGGCGGAAGCCATCAAGCGCATCTCGGTGCAGCGCGGCCACGACGTGACGGAATACGCCTTGACGGTATTCGGCGGCGCGGGCGGGCAGCATGCCTGCCTGGTGGCCGATGCGCTGGGCATGACGACGGTGTTCGCGCATCCCCTGGGCGGCGTGCTATCGGCCTATGGCATGGGCTTGGCCGACCAGACCGACATGCGCCAGAAGACGGTTGAAAAGGTGCTGGACGCCGACCTGATGGGCGAGTTGAAGGACGAGCTGGATGTGCTGGCCGGGCAGGCGGTGGGCGAGCTTCGCCGCCAGCATGTGCCGGATGGCGACATCAGCGTGCAGCGCCGCCTGCATTTGAAATACCGGGGCACGGATACGGCGCTGGAAGTTGCCTTTTCCACCCTGGAGCAGGCGCGTGGCGATTTCGAAGCCGCGTATCGGCAGCGCTATTCCTTCCTGATGCCCAACCGCGAACTCGTCGTCGAAACCATTTCGGTGGAAGCCACCGGTGGCGGCGAGCGCGTCGGCGAAGCGTCGGTGTCGCGCACCCGCGAGGGCGCCTTGGCGGCCCGCCGCGTGGTCAGCATGTACAGCGCGGGCGAATGGCGCGACACGCCCTTGTACGTTCGCGAAGACATGGCGGGCGGCGACGTGGTGGCGGGTCCCGCCATCATCTCAGAGCCCAACCAGACGACCGTGGTGGAACCCGGCTGGCAGGCCGAACTGACGGCGCAGGACCATTTTGTGATCCGGCGTGTCGAGGCGCGCGCGGACCGGCGTCGCATTGGTACGCAGGCGGATCCGGTCATGCTGGAGGTGTTCAACAACCTCTTCATGTCGATTGCCGAGCAGATGGGCTACCGCCTGCAGAACACGGCGTACTCCGTCAACATCAAGGAGCGCCTGGATTTCTCGTGCGCCATTTTTGATGCGCAAGCTCGTTTGATCGCCAATGCGCCGCACATGCCGGTGCACCTGGGGTCCATGGGTGAATCGGTGCGCACGGTGATGAACGCCAACGCCGGCCGCATGATGCCGGGCGACGCCTATGTGGTGAACGACCCTTATCACGGTGGCACGCACTTGCCCGACGTGACGGTCATTACACCGGTGTTCGATCACGCTGGCCGCGAAATCCTGTTCTACGTCGGTTCGCGTGGGCACCACGCGGATATCGGCGGCACGACGCCGGGTTCGATGCCGCCCGATTCCAAAACGGTGGAAGACGAGGGCGTGCTCTTCACCAACTTCCAGTTGGTGAAGAACGGTGAATTCCGCGAGCAGGCCGCGCGCGACATCCTGGGCTCGGGCCGCTGGCCCGCGCGCAATCCGGATCAGAACATCGCCGACATGCACGCGCAGATAGCCGCCAACGAGAAGGGCGTGCAAGAGTTGCTGCGCATGTGCGACCACTTCGGCTTGGACGTTGTGCGCGCCTATATGGGCCACGTGCAGGACAACGCCGAAGAAGCGGTGCGCCGCGTGATCTCGGTGCTGAAGGATGGCAGCTACGAATACCCGTTGGACAACGGCGCGGTGATACGCGTGGCGGTCAAGGTGGATACGCAGGCGCGTAGCGCGGTGGTCGATTTCACTGGTACGTCACCGCAGCTGGACAACAACTTCAACGCGCCTGGTGCGATCGCCGTGGCTGCGGTGCTGTATGTGTTCCGCACCATGGTCAATGACGACATCCCGCTGAACGACGGCTGCCTGGCGCCGCTATCGATCATCTTGCCGGAAGGTTCGATGCTGCGGCCCAATCCGCCGGCGTCGGTGGTGGCGGGCAACGTGGAAACGTCCATGTGCATCGTCAACGCCTTGTATGGCGCGTTGGGCGTGCTGGCGGCCAGCCAGGGCACGATGAACAACTTCACCTTCGGCAACGCGCGCCATCAGTACTACGAGACCATCTCGGGCGGCACGGGCGCGGGCCCGGTACGCATCGACGCGGCGGGCCCGCACGACGAGGGTTTCGCCGGCACGTCGGTGGTGCAGGCGCACATGACGAATTCGCGCTTGACGGACCCCGAGGTGCTGGAGTTCCGCTTCCCGGTTCGACTGGAGTCCTACGAAATCCGCAAGGGTTCCGGCGGCGCCGGGCGGTACCTGGGCGGCGAGGGCGGTGTACGCCGCATCCGTTTCCTGGAAGCCATGACGGCGGCCATCCTGTCCAACAACCGCCGCTACGCGCCGTTCGGCCTGGCTGGCGGGCTGCCTGGCGCGATGGGCCGAAACTCGATCGAGCGCGTTGATGGCACCATCGATGAACTCGGCCCGCAAGACAGCGCCCAATTGCAGCCGGGCGACGTATTCGTGGTTGAAACCCCAGGCGGCGGAGGATACGGCAAGGCGTGA
- a CDS encoding winged helix DNA-binding protein, with amino-acid sequence MSSTLIASSAHLAGGSAPDLSEVEFGLMIASHAFDRWTVRCMAAAGLPDLTPTDVMVFHHVYHRQRAKKLADICFTLNVEDTHIVSYALKKLERLGVVKGERSSKEVFYSVTPDGATILKRYGEIREQCLTAGLDGPGGGGLDFSRQLAHALRSLSGLYDQAARAATSL; translated from the coding sequence ATGAGCTCCACGTTGATAGCGTCGTCGGCCCACCTTGCCGGCGGTAGCGCGCCCGATCTGTCCGAAGTTGAATTCGGCCTGATGATCGCCAGCCATGCCTTTGACCGCTGGACGGTGCGCTGCATGGCGGCGGCCGGGCTACCCGACCTGACGCCTACCGACGTGATGGTGTTCCACCATGTTTACCACCGGCAACGCGCCAAGAAGCTTGCCGACATCTGCTTCACGCTCAACGTCGAAGACACCCACATCGTCAGCTACGCGCTGAAGAAGCTGGAGCGCCTGGGCGTGGTCAAGGGCGAACGCAGCAGCAAGGAAGTGTTCTACAGCGTCACGCCGGACGGCGCGACCATCCTCAAACGCTATGGCGAGATCCGCGAGCAATGCCTGACCGCCGGCCTGGACGGGCCGGGTGGGGGCGGGCTGGATTTCAGCCGCCAACTGGCGCACGCCCTGCGCTCGCTATCGGGCCTGTACGACCAGGCCGCGCGGGCGGCAACCTCACTCTGA
- the nudC gene encoding NAD(+) diphosphatase has product MNFVFRRDELLVEEASSLLPDLALCERIGLALPALQPIWTTPDSPYRTMHVDPTLEAPEGYAFKKLRSLFGVLDDERMALAGRAYQIAEWARTHRFCGACGTPAERVAHEFCLRCPSCGFSAYPRISPAMMVLIRKGDSILLARHTTTATARYTALAGFVEPGESIEETVHREVYEEVGLKVGNLQYFGSQPWPFPHSLMVAFTADYVSGDIRVQEDEIADARWFGPGDPMPDIAPRISIAGWLIRANLPMGWAAP; this is encoded by the coding sequence GTGAATTTCGTTTTCCGTCGAGATGAGTTGCTGGTTGAAGAAGCGTCCAGCTTGTTGCCGGATCTGGCATTGTGCGAACGCATCGGCCTGGCCCTGCCGGCCTTGCAGCCGATCTGGACGACGCCCGATTCCCCGTATCGGACGATGCATGTGGACCCCACGCTGGAGGCGCCCGAAGGCTATGCCTTCAAGAAGTTGCGGTCGCTGTTTGGCGTGCTGGACGACGAGCGCATGGCGCTGGCGGGCCGCGCCTACCAGATCGCCGAATGGGCGCGCACGCACCGGTTCTGTGGCGCCTGCGGAACCCCCGCCGAGCGCGTGGCGCACGAATTCTGCCTGCGCTGCCCGTCCTGTGGTTTTTCAGCCTACCCGCGCATATCGCCGGCCATGATGGTGCTGATCCGCAAGGGCGACAGCATCCTGCTGGCACGGCACACCACTACCGCCACGGCCCGCTACACGGCGTTGGCTGGGTTCGTCGAGCCGGGCGAGAGCATCGAAGAAACCGTGCACCGCGAGGTTTACGAGGAAGTCGGCTTGAAGGTCGGCAATCTGCAGTACTTCGGCAGCCAGCCCTGGCCGTTTCCGCATTCGCTGATGGTGGCGTTTACCGCCGACTACGTCTCGGGCGATATCCGCGTGCAGGAAGACGAGATCGCCGATGCGCGCTGGTTTGGTCCGGGCGACCCCATGCCCGATATCGCGCCGCGCATTTCGATTGCGGGCTGGCTCATCCGCGCCAATCTGCCCATGGGCTGGGCCGCGCCCTAG
- a CDS encoding TRAP transporter substrate-binding protein — protein MYKKISMLAGSIILAFSAGAQAETKWDLPSAYPASNFHVENLTSFIKEVDTLSQGKLKIQLHNNASLYKAPEIKRAVQGNQAQIGEILLTNFANEDPIYELDGLPFLATGYDASFKLYQAQKPFLEKKLESQGMMLLYAVAWPPQGIFANKEIKQISDMKGLKWRAYSPVTAKIAELVGAQPVTVQQAELAQALATGVIDSYMSSASTGYDTKTYEYIKKFYDTQAWLPKNAIIVNKKAFDALDPASQEALKKAGADAEARGWKLSQEKNKWYQEQLAKNGMETIQPTVELKEGLSVIGKRMLDDWLKKSGADGKTMIDTYKKQ, from the coding sequence ATGTACAAGAAAATCTCAATGCTGGCCGGCAGCATCATCCTGGCATTCAGCGCCGGCGCACAGGCCGAAACCAAGTGGGATTTGCCCAGTGCCTACCCGGCCAGCAACTTCCATGTTGAAAACCTGACCAGCTTCATCAAGGAAGTGGATACGCTGTCGCAAGGCAAGCTGAAGATTCAGCTGCACAACAATGCGTCGCTGTACAAGGCGCCGGAAATCAAGCGCGCCGTGCAAGGCAACCAGGCGCAGATCGGCGAAATCCTGCTGACCAACTTCGCCAACGAAGACCCGATCTACGAACTGGACGGCCTGCCCTTCCTGGCCACCGGCTACGACGCTTCGTTCAAGCTGTACCAGGCGCAAAAGCCCTTCCTGGAAAAGAAGCTTGAGTCGCAAGGCATGATGCTGCTGTACGCCGTGGCATGGCCGCCCCAAGGCATCTTCGCCAACAAGGAAATCAAGCAGATCAGCGACATGAAGGGCCTGAAGTGGCGCGCGTACAGCCCGGTCACGGCCAAGATCGCTGAACTGGTGGGCGCGCAACCCGTCACGGTGCAGCAGGCTGAACTGGCGCAAGCGCTGGCCACCGGCGTGATCGATTCCTACATGTCGTCGGCTTCCACCGGCTACGACACCAAGACGTACGAATACATCAAGAAGTTCTACGACACGCAGGCCTGGTTGCCCAAGAACGCCATCATAGTGAACAAGAAGGCCTTCGACGCGCTGGACCCCGCCTCGCAAGAAGCCTTGAAGAAGGCCGGCGCGGATGCCGAAGCACGCGGCTGGAAGCTGTCGCAAGAAAAGAATAAGTGGTATCAGGAACAGCTGGCCAAGAACGGCATGGAAACCATCCAGCCCACCGTCGAGCTGAAGGAAGGCCTGTCGGTGATTGGCAAGCGCATGCTGGATGACTGGCTGAAGAAGTCCGGCGCGGACGGCAAAACCATGATCGACACCTACAAGAAGCAGTGA
- a CDS encoding TRAP transporter small permease: MRRFLDGLYGAAGLLAGLCTIGVLASVLAAIIARQLGLNIPGTDAYAGYFMAAAGFLALASTFKHGEHIRVTLLLNSLAPAGSRRLDIFALAVGSLLASAFAFFSIKLTYDSWLYNDISTSNDATPLWIPQISMAVGTVLFLVALVDELIRRSRGVPAATSQQSHE; the protein is encoded by the coding sequence ATGCGCCGCTTTTTAGATGGTCTTTACGGCGCGGCCGGCCTGTTGGCCGGCTTGTGCACGATCGGCGTCCTGGCGTCCGTGCTGGCGGCGATCATCGCCCGCCAGCTCGGCTTGAACATTCCGGGCACCGATGCGTATGCAGGCTATTTCATGGCCGCGGCGGGTTTTCTGGCGTTGGCCAGCACGTTCAAGCACGGCGAACACATCCGTGTGACGCTATTGCTGAATTCGTTGGCGCCGGCCGGCAGCCGCCGGCTGGATATTTTTGCGCTGGCCGTCGGCTCGCTCCTGGCGTCCGCCTTTGCGTTCTTCAGTATCAAGCTGACCTACGACTCCTGGCTGTACAACGACATCTCCACCTCCAACGACGCCACGCCGCTCTGGATTCCGCAGATCAGCATGGCGGTGGGCACGGTGTTGTTCCTGGTCGCCCTTGTCGACGAGTTGATCCGTCGCTCACGCGGCGTGCCCGCCGCTACTTCGCAGCAATCCCATGAATGA
- a CDS encoding TRAP transporter large permease, whose amino-acid sequence MNELLVITLLVVSIFALLGCGVWVGLTLAGTAWIGMEIFSSRPAGDAMAVTIWGASSSWTLTALPLFLWMGEILFRTRLSEDLFRGLAPWLNRLPGRLLHTNVIGCAIFAAVSGSSAATCATVGKMTIPELKRRGYPEDKILGTLSGAGTLGLLIPPSIIMIVYGVAADVSIAKLFIAGILPGLLLAVLFMGYIGWWAIRNPKQVPAADPGMPFMQKLSQSRHLIPVMVLIGAVLGSIYSGIATATEAAAVGVVGALILSALQGSLNRSTFKQSLLGATRLYCMIALILAGAQFLTLAMGYIGLPRALAEWIGGLGLSQFGLIMALMVFFIVLGCFLDGISIVVLTMGVLLPTVQAAGIDLIWFGIFIVFVVEMAQITPPVGFNLFVLSGMSGRELPYIARASMPMFLLMAMAVLLLYFVPGIATWLPLHMKL is encoded by the coding sequence ATGAATGAACTTCTTGTCATTACCCTATTGGTCGTTTCGATCTTCGCGCTGTTGGGCTGCGGAGTCTGGGTCGGCCTGACGCTGGCGGGTACGGCCTGGATCGGCATGGAGATTTTCTCCAGCCGCCCCGCGGGCGACGCCATGGCCGTCACCATCTGGGGCGCCTCGTCCAGTTGGACGCTGACCGCCCTGCCCTTGTTTCTGTGGATGGGCGAGATCCTGTTCCGCACCCGGTTGTCCGAAGACCTGTTCAGGGGCTTGGCGCCGTGGCTGAACCGCCTGCCGGGCCGGCTGCTGCACACGAACGTGATCGGTTGCGCGATTTTTGCCGCCGTGTCGGGCTCGTCTGCCGCTACCTGCGCCACCGTCGGCAAGATGACCATTCCCGAGCTGAAGCGCCGTGGCTACCCCGAGGACAAGATCCTGGGCACGCTGTCGGGCGCGGGCACGCTGGGCCTCTTGATTCCGCCGTCCATCATCATGATCGTGTACGGCGTGGCGGCCGACGTGTCGATCGCCAAGCTGTTCATCGCGGGGATTCTGCCAGGGCTTCTGCTGGCCGTGCTGTTCATGGGCTATATCGGTTGGTGGGCAATACGCAATCCCAAGCAAGTGCCGGCGGCGGATCCCGGCATGCCATTCATGCAGAAGCTGTCGCAGTCGCGGCACTTGATTCCGGTCATGGTGCTGATCGGCGCGGTGCTGGGCTCCATCTACAGCGGCATCGCCACGGCCACGGAAGCGGCGGCGGTGGGTGTGGTGGGCGCCTTGATCCTGTCGGCGCTGCAGGGCTCGTTGAACCGGTCAACCTTCAAGCAATCGCTCTTGGGCGCCACCCGCCTGTATTGCATGATTGCGCTGATTCTGGCGGGTGCGCAGTTCCTGACGCTGGCAATGGGCTATATCGGCCTGCCGCGCGCGCTGGCCGAATGGATCGGCGGGCTGGGCTTGTCGCAATTTGGCCTGATCATGGCGCTGATGGTGTTCTTCATCGTGCTGGGATGCTTCCTGGACGGCATTTCGATCGTGGTGCTGACTATGGGTGTGCTGCTGCCGACCGTGCAGGCGGCGGGCATTGACCTGATCTGGTTCGGCATCTTCATCGTCTTCGTGGTGGAAATGGCACAGATCACGCCGCCGGTGGGCTTCAACCTGTTCGTGCTGTCCGGCATGAGCGGACGCGAATTGCCCTACATTGCGCGCGCTTCAATGCCCATGTTCCTGCTGATGGCCATGGCGGTACTGCTGCTGTATTTCGTACCCGGTATCGCGACCTGGCTGCCGCTGCACATGAAACTGTGA
- a CDS encoding porin, with translation MKRITLTLAAAGLGLATGTASAETSVTLYGIADVSIRYLSTSAGSVGEDGSRVSMENGAISNSRWGLRGSEDLGNGNRAFFRLENGFNMQNGNSSATGKAFGRLAYVGLDGGGIGQLTLGLQNTPMFDLLADHFDPLTVGNYDQNAWLPAAMSRVRTNNMTKYSNTIGDLSLALSWANGESWEDHKAGQQYGASLRYMVGKLGLGAAYQQTYDGLDSDLRQRVWNLNASYQFDSAKVFVGYFNGRDETGWVNAVMGGATSTAGLNRKDNGYFAGVTWQATPRWAITGAGYYDQSKNVVEDGDKGKRYALVAVAEYALSKRSQVYGTVDWNKVSDAASNEIAGKNHQVGAAVGFRHIF, from the coding sequence GTGAAACGCATCACCCTTACGCTCGCCGCAGCAGGCCTGGGCCTGGCCACCGGCACCGCTTCGGCGGAAACCAGCGTCACCCTGTACGGCATCGCCGACGTCAGCATCCGCTACCTGAGCACCAGCGCCGGCAGCGTTGGCGAGGACGGCAGCCGGGTGTCGATGGAAAACGGCGCCATCTCGAACAGCCGCTGGGGCCTGCGCGGCTCTGAAGACCTGGGCAATGGCAACCGCGCCTTCTTCCGCCTGGAAAACGGCTTCAACATGCAGAACGGCAATTCGTCGGCCACGGGCAAGGCGTTTGGCCGGCTGGCCTACGTGGGCCTGGATGGCGGCGGCATCGGCCAACTGACCTTGGGCTTGCAGAACACGCCGATGTTCGATTTGCTGGCCGATCACTTCGACCCGCTGACCGTGGGCAACTACGATCAGAACGCCTGGTTGCCCGCCGCCATGTCGCGCGTGCGCACCAACAACATGACCAAGTATTCCAACACCATTGGCGACCTGTCATTGGCGTTGTCGTGGGCTAACGGCGAAAGCTGGGAAGACCACAAGGCCGGCCAACAATACGGCGCCAGCCTGCGCTACATGGTCGGCAAGCTGGGCCTGGGCGCGGCGTATCAGCAAACCTACGACGGCCTGGATTCCGATCTGCGCCAACGCGTCTGGAACCTGAACGCGTCCTACCAGTTCGACAGCGCCAAGGTGTTCGTCGGCTACTTCAACGGCCGCGACGAAACCGGCTGGGTCAATGCCGTCATGGGCGGCGCCACCAGCACCGCCGGTCTGAACCGCAAGGACAACGGCTATTTCGCGGGCGTCACCTGGCAAGCCACGCCGCGCTGGGCCATTACCGGCGCCGGCTATTACGACCAAAGCAAGAACGTGGTTGAAGACGGCGACAAGGGCAAGCGCTATGCGCTGGTGGCCGTGGCGGAATACGCGCTGTCCAAGCGTTCGCAGGTCTACGGCACCGTGGACTGGAACAAGGTCAGCGACGCCGCCAGCAATGAAATCGCCGGCAAGAACCACCAGGTGGGCGCGGCCGTGGGCTTCCGCCACATTTTCTAA
- a CDS encoding putative hydro-lyase, whose product MSPVDVVRNSVELARQARLDARSGRLTGPTANLAPGHVQANLAILPRALAAEFLHFCQRNPKPCPLLAMSEPGNPALPELGADIDIRTDIPRYRVWKNGELVAEPTDVRDIWRDDLVSFLIGCSFSFEEAMLDNGLPVRHIEQGCNVPMYRTNIPTQPAGSFSGPLVVSMRPLKAADAIRAIQVTSRFPSVHGAPVHIGDPALIGIADINRPDYGDAVEIRPGEMPVFWACGVTPQSVVSSVRPEFCITHAPGHMLVTDLVNSRMAML is encoded by the coding sequence ATGTCGCCCGTCGACGTAGTACGCAATAGTGTCGAACTGGCCCGCCAGGCCCGGCTGGATGCCCGCAGCGGGCGCCTGACCGGCCCCACGGCCAACCTGGCGCCGGGGCATGTGCAGGCCAACCTGGCCATCCTGCCGCGCGCGCTGGCGGCCGAGTTTCTGCATTTCTGCCAACGCAACCCCAAGCCTTGCCCCTTGCTGGCCATGTCCGAACCCGGCAACCCCGCGTTGCCGGAACTGGGGGCGGACATCGACATCCGCACCGACATCCCGCGCTATCGCGTCTGGAAGAACGGCGAGCTGGTGGCCGAACCCACCGACGTGCGCGATATCTGGCGCGATGATCTGGTGTCGTTCCTGATCGGCTGCTCGTTTTCGTTCGAAGAAGCCATGCTGGACAACGGCTTGCCGGTGCGCCACATCGAGCAGGGTTGCAACGTGCCCATGTACCGCACCAACATCCCCACGCAACCGGCCGGCTCGTTCAGCGGGCCGCTGGTAGTGTCCATGCGCCCATTGAAGGCGGCCGACGCCATCCGCGCCATCCAGGTCACGTCGCGCTTTCCGTCCGTGCATGGTGCGCCGGTGCACATCGGCGACCCCGCGTTGATCGGCATCGCGGACATCAACCGGCCGGATTACGGTGACGCCGTCGAGATCCGCCCCGGCGAAATGCCGGTGTTCTGGGCTTGCGGCGTCACGCCGCAGTCCGTGGTGTCGTCCGTGCGCCCGGAGTTCTGCATTACGCACGCCCCAGGGCATATGCTGGTGACCGACCTGGTCAACAGCCGCATGGCGATGCTGTAA